The following coding sequences are from one Candidatus Dadabacteria bacterium window:
- a CDS encoding metal-dependent transcriptional regulator, with product MLSQSIEDYLKTIYEVETSEGKVSTSALSEKLGVSPASVTSMVKKLSEKKLITHKRYQGVKLTPAGRKIALEIIRHHRLIELYLKEALGVPWDQVHQEAEKWEHVLSEDLEDRIDKFLGYPVTDPHGSPIPRRDGTMIVRECDALVDVEPDTLVRVVEVSDHDPELLRYLGGIGLYPETEMTVVSKQPFKGPIIVELTGKEYPIGRNAAKYILVEKANN from the coding sequence ATGCTTTCACAATCAATAGAGGATTACCTGAAGACCATTTACGAGGTTGAGACTTCCGAGGGAAAGGTTTCGACCAGTGCGCTTTCTGAAAAACTGGGCGTGTCTCCGGCTTCAGTGACGAGCATGGTGAAAAAGCTCTCGGAGAAAAAGCTCATAACCCACAAGCGCTACCAGGGAGTGAAGCTTACTCCCGCTGGCAGGAAAATAGCTCTTGAGATAATCAGACATCACCGGCTTATCGAGCTTTACCTCAAGGAGGCGCTAGGTGTTCCCTGGGACCAGGTGCACCAGGAAGCCGAGAAATGGGAACACGTGCTCTCAGAGGATCTTGAAGACAGGATCGACAAGTTTCTTGGTTATCCTGTCACCGACCCGCACGGCTCACCGATCCCGCGCCGAGACGGCACAATGATCGTGAGGGAGTGCGACGCTCTTGTGGATGTGGAGCCGGATACCTTGGTGAGAGTGGTTGAAGTGAGCGATCATGACCCGGAACTGCTTCGTTACCTGGGCGGGATAGGTCTTTATCCCGAGACCGAGATGACGGTTGTTTCGAAGCAGCCTTTTAAGGGCCCCATAATCGTTGAGCTGACCGGGAAGGAATATCCCATAGGGCGAAACGCTGCCAAGTACATACTGGTTGAGAAAGCGAACAACTGA
- a CDS encoding manganese transporter, protein MRMITGIRFFLLSALLVLCGACAESSGSVKREGTIKVVTTTAMIGDLVKNVAGEKAEVVSLMGTGVDPHLYKASAGDVEKLAGADMIFYNGLHLEGKITDVLAQMKKSGIFTVGVAEGIDKSLLLSPEEYEGYYDPHIWFDVTLWKKAAKIVMEAFSLYDPQNAGIYKQNAESYLKELSLLQSYIQKKIALLRHERRVLITAHDAFNYFGRGYGFEVMGLQGISTDSEASVADIQNLSRVVAERKIPAVFVETSISPRYMRALRASVKARGFDVRIGGSLYSDSMGSPGTEEGSYIGMFRSNVDTIVESLSRSIEVADSKVEAAGDG, encoded by the coding sequence ATGAGAATGATAACGGGCATAAGGTTCTTTCTGCTTTCTGCGCTGCTGGTGCTCTGCGGAGCCTGCGCTGAAAGCAGCGGAAGCGTAAAAAGAGAAGGCACGATAAAAGTGGTTACTACCACCGCTATGATCGGAGACCTGGTCAAGAACGTCGCCGGGGAAAAAGCGGAGGTCGTCTCGCTTATGGGAACCGGGGTTGACCCGCATCTTTACAAGGCGAGCGCCGGGGACGTGGAAAAGCTTGCCGGAGCCGACATGATTTTTTATAACGGCCTTCACCTTGAGGGAAAGATTACGGATGTTCTTGCGCAGATGAAAAAAAGCGGCATATTCACCGTGGGCGTCGCGGAGGGAATCGACAAGTCCCTGCTTCTTTCTCCCGAGGAATACGAAGGATACTACGATCCGCATATCTGGTTTGATGTCACTCTGTGGAAAAAAGCGGCCAAGATTGTCATGGAGGCTTTCTCACTCTACGACCCGCAAAACGCCGGTATCTACAAGCAGAACGCCGAATCCTATCTCAAAGAACTGAGCCTTTTACAGTCTTACATACAGAAGAAGATAGCCTTGTTGCGCCACGAAAGAAGGGTGCTTATAACGGCCCACGACGCTTTTAATTATTTCGGAAGAGGTTACGGATTTGAGGTAATGGGGCTTCAGGGAATAAGTACCGATTCTGAAGCGAGCGTTGCGGATATACAGAATCTCTCAAGGGTAGTTGCCGAGCGAAAAATTCCGGCAGTTTTCGTTGAAACTTCCATCTCTCCCAGATACATGCGTGCCCTTCGGGCCTCGGTGAAGGCAAGAGGTTTTGATGTCCGGATAGGCGGCAGTCTTTACTCGGACTCGATGGGGAGCCCGGGAACAGAAGAGGGCAGCTACATAGGGATGTTCAGAAGCAACGTGGATACTATCGTGGAATCCCTCAGCCGCAGTATCGAGGTTGCCGATTCCAAAGTCGAAGCCGCCGGAGATGGGTAA